The nucleotide sequence CAGCCGGATCATCCGCCGCAACTGCCGCCGCGCCAGCCCGATCGCGCGCAGCAGCCCGATCTCCCGGGTGCGCTCGACCACCGACAGGGCGAGGGTGTTGACCACCCCGAGCACCGCGATGACGATCGCCAGGCCGAGCAACGCGTACACCAGGTAGAGGAGTACGGCGATCTGGTTGCGGATCAGCTCCTTGTAGTCGGCCTGGTCGCGGACCTGGACCTGCGGGTACGCGTCCAGCGTCCGCTCCAGGTTCGTGCGCAGCTCGTCGGCGCCCACGCCGGAGCCGGCGTTCACGTACAGCGCCGAGTCCTGCCCCTCGGGCACGTACTTCTCGATGGTGCCCATCCCGAAGTACAGCCCGCCCTCCACGCCGAACCCGTCGGCGGTGTCCTGGTCGGTGAGCGCGGCCACCCTCAGCTCGGCGTTCTTCCCGGCCGGGAACCGGACGGGGATCGTGCTGCCCACCGTCACGTCGTGGTCGCGCGCGAACTCGGCGTCCATGGCGATGGAGCCGTCCGCCAGAGCGGCGGCGCTGTCGCCCTCGGCGTAGGTGACGTTCGCGACCTTGTCCAGCTGCGTGTCGTAGGCCGCGGCGGTCGTCTCGATCCGCTCGCCGTCCGGCAGCCGTACCGCGACCGGGGTGAACCGCTGGCGTACGACGAGACCGGCGCCGTCCGTGGCGCGGACCTTGTCGGTGACCTCCTGCGGGAACGGCATGAAGTTCTGGTTCTGGATGACGAAGTCGGCGCCCAGGGTGTTGTCGATCTCGTCGTCGAAGGACTTGGTCATCGACGCGCTCGCCACGGACATCCCGCCGACCAGCGCGATCCCCACCATCAGCGCGGCGGCGGTGGCCCCGGTGCGGCGCGGGTTGCGCAGGGCGTTGCGCTGGCTCATCCGGCCGACGGAGCCGAACAGCGCGGGGAAGGCGCCGCCGAGGACCCGGATCACCGGCCGTACGAGCAGGGGTCCCGCGATGACGGTCGCGATGAGCGTGAGGACCACGCCGAGGCCGAGCAGGGCGGCCGCCGAGCCCGTGTCCGTCGACATCGCGCATCCCACGAGCGCGGCGGCACCGGCCGCCCCGACGAGGCCGCCGACCACCGCGCGGACCTTCAGGGGCCGCCCCACCCCGGCGATCTCGGCGTCGGAGAGGGCCGCCATGGGCGACACGGTCGACGCCCGCCGCGCCGGCAGATAGGCCGCCACGAAGGTGACGCCGAGCCCGACGGTGTACGCCGCGATCGGCGTCCCCGGGCCGATCACCATCTCGGTCGACTTCAGGTTCATGCCGAAGGCGCCCATGAGCTCGATCAGCCCGAAGGCCAGCCCGATTCCCGCGGCCAGGCCGAGCGTCGACCCGACCAGGCCGAGGAGGGCCGCCTCGGCCAGCACCGACCGCCGTACCTGGCGCCGGTCGGCGCCCAGCGCGCGCAACAGGCCCAGTTCACGGGTGCGCTGGGCGATGAGCATGGAGAAGGTGTTGACGATGAGGAAGATCCCGACGAGCGTCGCGATCCCGGCGAAGCCGAGCATCACGTACTTGATGACGTCGAGGAATCCGCCGAGCGAGGCGGCGGCCGACTCGGCCTGCTCGTCGGCGGTCTGGTACTCGTACGCCGTCGGCCCCAGCTCGTCGGCGATCCGCCGCTTGAGCCGGTCGTCACTCACTCCGGGCTCGGCGGTCACGGAGATGCTGGTGGCGGCGTCGGGATCGCCCAGCAGCTCGGTCTGCGCGGCCCGGGTGTCGAGGTAGACCAGCGCGGCACCGGGGTTGGTGGTGGTGAAGGTGGCGATGCCGACGACCTTCACCTTGA is from Streptomyces sp. NBC_01314 and encodes:
- a CDS encoding FtsX-like permease family protein — protein: MLKATLRSFLAHKGRLLLSALAVVLSVAFVAGSLIFSDTVTRTFDRLFASTSADVTVGPKDDDLKGQLPTGAVETVPASLARRVAGIDGVADAHVDAAVENVTVVDSENKSVGPTTGAPTVATNWYLTDRSPVKLTDGHAPEGPGQALLDADTAENKDVRIGDTLTVLARPGSFKVKVVGIATFTTTNPGAALVYLDTRAAQTELLGDPDAATSISVTAEPGVSDDRLKRRIADELGPTAYEYQTADEQAESAAASLGGFLDVIKYVMLGFAGIATLVGIFLIVNTFSMLIAQRTRELGLLRALGADRRQVRRSVLAEAALLGLVGSTLGLAAGIGLAFGLIELMGAFGMNLKSTEMVIGPGTPIAAYTVGLGVTFVAAYLPARRASTVSPMAALSDAEIAGVGRPLKVRAVVGGLVGAAGAAALVGCAMSTDTGSAAALLGLGVVLTLIATVIAGPLLVRPVIRVLGGAFPALFGSVGRMSQRNALRNPRRTGATAAALMVGIALVGGMSVASASMTKSFDDEIDNTLGADFVIQNQNFMPFPQEVTDKVRATDGAGLVVRQRFTPVAVRLPDGERIETTAAAYDTQLDKVANVTYAEGDSAAALADGSIAMDAEFARDHDVTVGSTIPVRFPAGKNAELRVAALTDQDTADGFGVEGGLYFGMGTIEKYVPEGQDSALYVNAGSGVGADELRTNLERTLDAYPQVQVRDQADYKELIRNQIAVLLYLVYALLGLAIVIAVLGVVNTLALSVVERTREIGLLRAIGLARRQLRRMIRLESVVIAVFGAVLGLALGLVWGVCVQQVLALQGMKALAIPWGTVVAVVVGSAVVGVVAALLPALRASRMNVLAAIAHE